The following coding sequences lie in one Deltaproteobacteria bacterium genomic window:
- a CDS encoding response regulator encodes MSPGSVLIVDDNEDLAENLGEVLSDEGYECAIAHCGNAAIARLRESDFDLVITDLRMSPGDGLAVVEAVRQRSATTPIVVMTAFAGELHIDTAQRAGVTTVVAKPVDPGKLILLVRGQLDREPPGGVP; translated from the coding sequence ATGAGCCCTGGATCGGTCCTGATCGTCGATGACAACGAGGACTTGGCCGAGAACCTCGGCGAGGTCTTGAGCGACGAGGGCTACGAGTGTGCCATCGCCCACTGCGGCAACGCGGCCATCGCCCGTCTGCGAGAGAGCGACTTCGACCTGGTGATCACCGACCTGCGCATGTCGCCCGGCGACGGGCTCGCGGTGGTCGAGGCAGTCCGCCAGCGCTCGGCGACCACGCCGATCGTCGTGATGACCGCGTTCGCGGGCGAGCTGCACATCGACACGGCGCAGCGCGCGGGTGTCACCACGGTGGTCGCGAAGCCGGTCGATCCCGGCAAGCTGATCCTGCTGGTCCGCGGCCAGCTCGACCGTGAACCACCGGGCGGCGTCCCGTAG
- a CDS encoding response regulator, which translates to MSLAGARIVVIDDQADLADNLREILEIDGATVALAGTAADGLEVAAAGCDVALVDVRLPDSTGMSLLPRLHALDPATAVVLITGHASIDDAIEAVREGAYAYVLKPFDSVDLHATVSRACAQVALVRRTAALQRELERREDELRTLVDTVAALLLVLDGDGNVIDANPAVAAVLLTPVETLIGQAWASYVPPRDRPALLEAYSQVRAGMGASFEGRVLRQHGSHVEERVIRWRLAGAAGRDGFRMYASGLDLTETRALERRTSLAEKLAAVGTVSAGLAHEIRNPLNAATLQLQLLERRLLKVVDAERAGTMLEPIGLVREELARLSRLVTEFLQFARPAALQARDTDLANVLAQVVELERPVARERGIALELHAPQDAVIVEADGERIKQIAFNLVRNAIEAAQSRVLVSVEVDGAGARIRVRDDGPGIPATDLHRIFEPFFTTKEGGTGLGMAIVHSLVERHGGHIEVNCNGGTEVVIALRRHVP; encoded by the coding sequence ATGAGCCTCGCGGGCGCACGCATCGTCGTCATCGACGACCAAGCCGACCTCGCGGACAACCTGCGGGAGATCCTCGAGATCGACGGCGCGACGGTGGCGCTGGCCGGCACCGCGGCCGACGGCCTCGAGGTCGCGGCCGCCGGCTGCGACGTGGCGTTGGTGGACGTGCGGCTGCCCGACAGCACCGGCATGTCACTGCTGCCCCGCCTGCACGCGCTCGACCCCGCCACGGCCGTCGTGCTCATCACGGGCCACGCATCGATCGACGACGCCATCGAGGCCGTGCGCGAGGGCGCATATGCGTACGTGCTCAAGCCCTTCGACAGCGTCGATCTGCACGCCACCGTCTCGCGCGCGTGCGCACAGGTCGCGCTCGTCCGACGCACGGCAGCGCTACAGCGCGAGCTCGAACGACGCGAGGACGAGCTGCGTACGCTGGTCGACACCGTCGCCGCGCTACTGCTGGTGCTCGACGGCGACGGCAACGTCATCGACGCCAATCCGGCGGTCGCCGCCGTGTTGCTCACGCCGGTCGAGACCTTGATCGGCCAGGCGTGGGCGAGCTACGTGCCGCCCCGCGATCGACCCGCGCTGCTCGAGGCCTACAGCCAGGTGCGTGCGGGCATGGGCGCATCGTTCGAGGGCCGGGTGTTGCGACAGCACGGCAGCCACGTCGAGGAGCGGGTGATCCGCTGGCGCCTCGCCGGCGCCGCCGGCCGCGACGGGTTCCGCATGTACGCCTCGGGCCTCGACCTCACCGAGACCCGCGCGCTCGAGCGGCGCACCTCGCTGGCCGAGAAGCTCGCCGCGGTCGGCACGGTCTCCGCGGGTCTCGCCCACGAGATCCGCAATCCCCTCAACGCCGCCACGCTGCAGCTGCAGCTGCTCGAGCGACGGCTGCTCAAGGTCGTCGACGCCGAGCGAGCCGGCACCATGCTCGAGCCCATCGGGCTGGTCCGCGAGGAGCTCGCGCGGCTGTCGCGACTGGTCACGGAGTTCTTGCAGTTCGCCCGCCCGGCCGCGCTGCAGGCCCGCGACACCGATCTCGCGAACGTGCTGGCCCAGGTGGTCGAGCTCGAGCGGCCGGTCGCCCGCGAACGCGGCATCGCGCTCGAGCTGCACGCCCCGCAGGACGCGGTCATCGTCGAGGCCGACGGCGAACGGATCAAGCAGATCGCGTTCAATTTGGTGCGCAACGCGATCGAGGCCGCGCAATCGCGCGTACTGGTGTCTGTCGAGGTCGACGGCGCGGGCGCTCGCATCCGCGTGCGCGACGACGGCCCTGGCATCCCCGCGACCGATCTCCATCGCATCTTCGAGCCGTTCTTCACCACCAAGGAGGGCGGCACGGGCCTCGGCATGGCGATCGTGCACAGCCTGGTGGAGCGCCACGGCGGGCACATCGAGGTCAACTGCAACGGTGGCACCGAGGTCGTGATCGCGCTGCGGCGCCACGTGCCGTGA